Genomic DNA from Haloarcula marina:
GGGTTCGACCGTCCCGTCGCGGTCGATGGCGTACACGTCGTTCTGCTCGTCGCCGTCGTCGTCCAGATGGAAGAACACGCGCTCGCCGTCGGCGCTCCACTCGACGTGCCAGCGGGCGTTCCGTGGGACCTCGCCGTCGCTCCACTGCTCGGTCTCGCCCGTCTCGACGTTCAGGACGTGGAGTTCGTTGCGGCCGCTACCGTCGTGGTAGAAGGCGACTTCCCGGCCGTCCGGGGAGGCGGTCGGGTGGGCCAGCGTCGGTAGCCCGGCCAGCGATTCGAGTACGTCGTCCGTCTCGGGGTCGGCCATGTCTGCCTGTATAATCAGCCAATTGGTTTAGAGTTTTCCCGCCAGACGAGCTCAGTCGTCGTCGGCCTTCGCGGCTACTTCGTCGCCGTCTCGCCCCGCTCGCGGCCCTTCGAGGTCGACCGCGGGGAGCAGGTCGCGGAGGTACTGCCCCGTGAACGACGCCTCCGTGCGGGCGACTTCTTCGGGCGTGCCGCTGGCGACGAGTTCGCCGCCGTTCTCGCCGCCCTCCGGCCCGAGGTCGAGGACGCGGTCGGCGTTCTTCACGAGGTCCAGTTCGTGCTCGATGACGACCACGGTGTTGCCGTCGTCGGTCAGGCGGTGGAGCACGTCGATGAGTTTGCGCTCGTCCTCGGGGTGGAGACCCGTCGTCGGTTCGTCCAGCAGGTACAGCGTCTCGCCGGAGTCTTTCTTGCCCAACTCTTCGGCGAGTTTGATGCGCTGGGCCTCCCCGCCAGAGAGCGTGGTCGAGGGCTGTCCGAGCGTCATGTAGTCCAGTCCCACGTCCTTCAGGAGTTGGAGGCGGCGGCGGATGCCGGGGTGGCTCTCGAAGAAGTCGTAGGCCTCCTCGACGCTCATCTCCAGCACGTCCGCGATGGTCGCGCCCTTGTAGGTCACGTCCAGCGTCTCGTCGTTGTAGCGCGCGCCGTCGCACTCCTCGCAGGGCACCTCCACGTCCGAGAGGAAGTTCATGTCGATGGTCACAGTGCCTTGGCCGCCGCAGGCCTCACAGCGGCCGCCTTTGACGTTGAAGGAGAACCGACCCTTCTCGTAGCCTCGCTGTTTGGCGAGGTTCGTCTCGGCGAACAACTCGCGGATGTGGTCGAAGACGTTGGTGTAGGTGGCCGGATTCGACCGCGGCGTGCGGCCGATAGGCGACTGGTCGATGAGACGGACCGTCTCTATCTGGTCGATGCCCTCGATGTCGTCGTGTTCGCCGGGGTTCACGTCGGTGTCGTTCATCCGGCGGACGAGGCCCTTGTACAGGATGTCGTGCATCAGCGTCGATTTCCCGGACCCGGAGACGCCCGTGATGGCGGTGAACGTGCTGAGCGGGAACTGCACGTCGAGGTCCTTGAGGTTGTGCTGACGTGCCCCTTTGACCGTGAGGTGGCCGTCGGCCTCGCGGCGCTCCTCGGGGACCGGAATCGTCCGCTCGCCAGCGAGGTAGTCGCCGGTGACCGACGCCTCGGCGGCCATCAGTTCCTCCTGGGGGCCGTTGACGACGACTTCGCCGCCGCGCTTGCCCGGTCCCGGCCCCATGTCGATTATCTGGTCGGCCCGCCGCATCGTCTCCGTGTCGTGCTCGACGACCAGCAGGGTGTTCCCGAGGTCACGCAGTTCCTCTAAGGTGTTCAGCAGGCGGTCGTTGTCGCGCTGGTGGAGGCCGATGGAGGGTTCGTCGAGGACGTAGAGGACGCCCACTAGCCCGGACCCGATTTGGGTGGCGAGGCGGATGCGCTGGCTCTCGCCGCCCGAGAGCGTCGACGCCTCGCGGTCCAGCGTCAGGTACTCCAGTCCGACCTCCTGCATGAACCCGAGGCGGGCGCGAATCTCTTTGAGAATCTCCTCGGCTATCTTCCGGTCGCGCGCCGAGAGGTTCCCTTCGAGTCCCTCGAAGTGTTCGAGAGCGTCGCCGATGGACATCTCGTTGACCTCGGTGATGGCCGTGCCGTCGACGAGGACGGCCCGCGATTCGGCCTTCAGGCGCGTCCCCTCACAGGCGGGACAGGTGGTCGTCGCCATGAACTCCTCGATGTGTTCGCGGGCGCGGTCCGAGTCCGTCTCGACGTGGCGACGTTCGAGGTTCGGGATGACTCCCTCGAAGCGCTCGGTCTTCTCGCGCGTGCCGTTCTTGGTGCGCCACTGGAAGTGGACGAGGCCGTCCGTGCCGTAGAGGAACTGTCGCTGTATCTCCTCGTCTAACTCCTCGAACGGCGTCGACAGCGAGACGCCGAAGTGCTCGGCGACGTTGTCCAGTTGCCGGGAGTAGTAGGTCCGGTCGTAGCTCCACGGCTCGAAGACGTGTTTCAGCGGCTTCGAGCGGTCCTGAATCACGAGGTCCTCGCTGACCTCCTTCGTCTCGCCCAGTCCCTCGCACTCGGGACACGCGCCGTGGGGCGAGTTGAACGAGAACGACCGGGTCTCGACCTCGCTGATGTCGATGCCGCAGTGCGTGCAGGCGAGGTCCTCCGAGAGTTCGACGACGAGGCGGTCTTCCTCGTCGGCCTCCGCGAGGTCACCGGTCGCCCGCGCCGTCGACCCGCCCAGCGCGTCGGCCGCGCCCTCCGGCGGGTCCGGGAGGATGACCTTCAGCGTGCCGTCGGCCTCCTCCAAGGCCGTCTCGACCGAGTCGGTGAGGCGCGACCGGGCTTCCGTCGACACCTTCACGCGGTCGACCACCACGTCGACGGTGTGGTCGAAGTTCTCGTCTAACTCCGGCCGGTCCATCGTCAGGTCGAACTCCTCGCCGTCGACTTCGACGCGACTGTACCCGTCGGAGACGAGGTCGTCGAACAGGTCCTCGAAGGCTCCTTTCTGGTCGCGGACGACCGGCGCGGCCAGTTTCGCGCGGGTCCCCTCGGGGAGTTCGAGCAGGCGCGTCACCATGTTCTGAGCCGATTGCTCGCCCACCTCGCGGCCACATTCGGGACAGTGCGGGACGCCGGTCCGGGCGTACAGCAGGCGGAGGTAGTCGTGGAGTTCCGTGACGGTCCCGACCGTCGACCGGGGGTTGTTGGCGGCGTTCTTCTGGTCGATGGAGATAGCGGGGGAGAGGCCCTCGACGTTCTCGACCTGGGGCTTGTCCATCTGACCGAGGAAGTTGCGGGCGTAGGCGGACAGCGACTCGATGTAGCGCCGTTGTCCCTCCGCGTACACCGTCTCGAAGGCGAGCGACGACTTCCCCGACCCCGACAGCCCCGTGACGACGGTGAGTTCCTCGCGGGGAATCTCCACGTCGACGTCCTTGAGGTTGTGTTCCTCTGCACCCGTGACCTCGATGACGTCCTTGCTCATGTATGGGTTCCCCAAGGATTCGGTCGGTGAAACCCTGTCGGTTGGCCACAGTACGGACATTCAGTTGACAGGTGGCACCAACGTTGAAGTTCCGTTCGGCAGGAGACCCGTGTATGTCGACGCCCTCCACCTACGACATCCGCGGCATCGAACTCACGGACGACGAGTACACCGTCGAACAGAGCCTCATCCGGAACAAGTACAAGGCGATGGACGCCACCGGGGACGTGGTCCTCCGCGGGAAACAGAAGCTGTTCAAACTCAAAGAGCAGTTCCCGTTCGTCGACGGGGACGGCGAGGAAGTGTTCGAAGTCAACGCGGGCGGTATCATCGACGTGGCCGGGAACTACGTCCTCACCGACTCCCGGACCGACGAGGAAGTCGTCGTGCTCGACAACGACTTCTCGCTGTTGCAGGACACGTGGCGGGTCCGTGACCCCGACACCGGCGAGGAACTCGCGCGCATCGACTCCCGCGGTGCACTCGTGACCGTCGCCCGCAACGTCCTCCCGTTCGGCGCGCTCATCCCGCACAAGTACGAAATCACCGACGCCGAGGGCGGCCACGTCGGCCGCGTCGACGGCCAGTTCTCCCTGCGCGACCGGTACGAGATAACTATCGACGACGCCCGGTCCGTCCCCAAAGAGCCAATCGTCGCCGCCGCCATGGTCATCGACGCGATTCAGGGCAACTGAATCCACCGGAAGGCTTCTGGCCGTCGCGTCCCGACTGTGCGGCATGCGCCGTCGCACCTTCCTCCGGTCGCTCGGCCTCGGTGCGAGTGCCGGTGCTGTCGGCACGAGCGCCGCACATCCCACGCCGACCGGCGACGGTACGGGCGCGACGCCCGCCGAGACGCCGACTGGGACGGACCCGCTGGGAACGCTGGACCTCCCCGGGGCGCGCGAACTCGTCACGAGTCCGGACGGCCACACGGCCTACGTCGCCACGGGCGCGGGCGTCGCGTTCGTGGACGTGACCGACCCGACCGCCCCTCGACTCCTCGAACACCGGACCGGCTTACTGGCCGACAGCGACGAGGGGCCGATGCAGATAGTGCAGGACCTCGCCGTGGTCGGGGACCGACTGCTCGTCGCCGGTCCGGCCCACCCCACCGAGGGCGCACGGGGGTTCGTCCTCTTCGACGTGAGCGACCGGCAGAACCCCGACCGTATCGTCGGCTACGAGACGGACTCGCAGATTCACAACTGCGACTTCGACGGCCGCTACGCCTACCTCACTGCCAACGCCCGCGAGGGGAACCCGCTCCTCGTGGTCGATACGGAGACAGCGCAGGAGGTCGGCACGTGGTCCGTCCTCGACGCCGACGACGCGTGGGCCGATGTCCCGTCGGCGCTCAGACCGCTCCACGACGTGTGGGTTCAGGACGGCTACGCCTATCTGGCCTACTGGGACGGCGGAACGTGGATACTCGACGTGTCGGACCCCGCGGACATCTCGCTCGTCTCGCGCGTACGCGGGCAAGACCCGGACACCCTGGCCGCAGTCGAAGACGTGAGCCTCGAACGCACCGAACCGCCGGGGAACGACCACTTCGTCACGGTGAACGACGACGCGACCTTGCTGGGCGTCGGCGGCGAGTCGTGGGACCGCGGCGGCGACGGGTCGGGCGGCCCTAGCGGCGTCGAACTGTTCGACATCAGCGACCCCGCCGCGCCCGAGTCGGTCGCGACCATCGACCCGCCGCCGACCAGCGACGCCACGCCCGGCGGCGTGTTGACGACGGCGCACAACTTCGAACTCACCGACGGGCGCTGTTACTCGTCGTGGTACAACGGCGGCGTGAAGGTCCACGACGTGCGGGACCCCGCCAACCCACGAGAGGTGTTCGCGTGGCGCGACTCCGAGACCACCTCGTTTTGGACCGCCCAGCGCGGGAACGGGTGTTTCCTCGGCGCGAACACGAACGCCAACCGCGGGTCGGACGTGACTCCGGGCGTCTACACGTTCCCGGACCCGGACATCGCGACGCCGACGGCAACGGAGTCGCCTTCGGCGGCCGATGGGGGACAGAGCGTCGTCGGGGCGGCCGGTCCCGGGTTCGGAGTGGCCGCGGTGCTCGCGGCGCTCGGACTCGCGGCGTGGCGACGGGACGCCGACTAGGGTTCGAGCGCGTTCGCCACCGCCGCCGCGACGCTCCGGGCGCGGTCGGCCAGCGCTTCGGGCACGTCGCCGCGCGCCTCGGCCGCGTCGAGTTCGTCGTCGTCGACGCGTTCGACCGTCCCGTCGGCGTACTTCAGCACGTCGACGTGTAAGTCGACGTAGCGGGCGGTGTCGGGGAATATCTCGACGGGCGTACAGACGTTGACGTACGTCCCCTTTCGCTTCCCGTCGCGGTCACGGTAGACGGTTGGGTACCACCAGCGCCCTTCCTTCAGTTTCGTCTCGGCGACGTCACCGGCCTCTTTCGGGACGCCGAGGCCGTCGTACTCGCCGCCGCCGGACATCTCTCGTTCGACGGTGACGCTCCCGTCGACGTCGACGGACTGCACGTCGGCCCGACCCAGCGTGATGAGTCGGCCGTCCGGTTTCCCGTGGCCGAGCGTGAGCGACCCGCCCTCCACAGGCCCGAACTGCCGGGCCGTCACGGCGAAGGGAAAGTCGGCGTCCCCCGAGGGCGTCGGGTCGTCGCACAGCGCCTCGACGTAGTCGACGGCCGCGCTGGCGGCGTTCGACCCGGCCTTGACGCGATGGTGGCCCTCCATCGTCGCCGTCACCGCGCGGCGGTGGCCGTCGAGGGCGAAGCGACTCTCGCGGCCGAACCAGACCCACACGGTCGCACCGCCGTCGTGGCGTCGGGCGGGCGTCTCCTCCCCCAGTTCGCCGTCGAGGTCGGCGTCGAGGTCCGCGGCCCGGTCGTTGGCGGCTTCCAGTGCGTTCGCGAGTGCGTCGAAGTCCGCCTCGTCGCTCGCTCGCTCCCACGAGACGCCCCACCCGTCGCGCGGGTCCGCCGCGATGACGTCGAGCATCGCCGGCCCGCCCGCCGTCGCGGCGTTCGAACCGCCGCGTTCCAGCGTCAGCACCTCGCCGCGGACCGCGAGGGTGGTATCGAGGACCGGCCGACCGTCGGTCCACGGCGCGCTCCCCTCGACGACCTGTACGCGCACGCGGTCACCCGTCTCGACTCGCTCGTCGGCGTTGCGGTACGGGAGAAACCCCTCGCCGTCGCCGCAGTCGACCACCGCGCCGCTCCCGAGCGTCTCGGTCACTTCCCCGTCGTACACTGCACCCTCGGGGAGGGGGTCGGCCCACGAGAGCGTGTCGCGGCCGAGGTCCGTGAGGCAGTCGACGACCGCCTCGACTGCGTCGCTGTCGCCGCTGACGCCGACGCCCTGCCGGTCGTCCGTGGTCGCGACTGTGGCCCCCGCGCGCTCGACCCGGAACTCGGACTCGAAACGGTCCTCGATGGGGCCGGACGCCTGTACCACGTCCATCCCGGCGTCGGTCAGCAGTCGGGTCAGCGCCGTCGCGTAGATGCCCCTGATGCGGACCGTCATAGCGCGTCTTTCTCGCCCGCGAAGCGGACCCGGGCGTCGACGGTCGGCCCCAGCGTCAGTTCGACCACGCCGTCGCTCAGGACGCGCCCGCCCTCGACGGGGACGCCCCACGTGTCGAACCGGAGGTAGCCGCGGATGTCGTCGGCGTGGGTAAAGAGGTCCAGATACTCGACCGTGTGGGTCTGTACGTCCGAACTGCTGTGGGCCATCTCCATGTCGGAGTACACCGTCTCGCGGTCGGCGAAGAACGCTTCGAGGTCGGCGGCCGCGTCTGCGGTGGCCTCGACGACTGCTTCGGAGGCGGCCGCGATGGTCGCTTGGTCGACCCCGGCCTCACGGAGCGCCTGCTGCTCGCGCTGTGTGAAGTGCATAGCCGGTCTTGGTGACCGGGGATAGAAAACGTCGCGGACTCGTTCAGGCCATCGCGTTCAGGACCAACACGAGGCCGCCGAACAGGACGCCGAAAGCGACGATGGTTCGCGGGTCGATACGGATGGTGTTGGTGTCCTCGGCGTCGAAGTACCGGACCAGTCCGGCGCTCGACATCAGCCCACCGCTGTCGCTGCTCATACTCGACAGTCGCGACTGCCGGGGAGTAAGCCTTTCCCTTTCTTCCGGCCCGCGTGTCCTCGCCGCACCCACATGGACAATCCTTATCTGCCCCCACAGATTAGCTGGAGAGGAACCATGACGGTCACGCTCAAGGATTTCTACGCCGACTGGTGCGGCCCTTGTAAGACGCAAGACCCCATCCTCGAAGACCTGGAGGAACAGTGGGGCGACGTGGAGTTCGAGAAAATCAACGTCGACGAGGAACAGGACATCGCCAACGAGTATCAGGTCCGCTCGCTTCCGACCCTCATCGTCGAGAACGACGACGGCATCGTCGAGCGCTTCGTCGGCGTCACGCAGGCGGACGACATCGAGGACGCGCTTTCGCAGGCCGGGGCCTGAGGACCACTTTTTCGTCGCCTTTCCTCGGCCGCCGACGGTGGCCTGCGGGAAGGCTCCTCGCAAAAACGTCCTCAGAAATCGGAGATTGCTGCTGGGCTGTCCTCGGGAGTGCACAGCACTTCCGATGTGCATGGAAGACGCATCGCGTCTTCCACACTGCGTTAGCGCTTCGCTCTACCGAACGTGAGGAAAAACGCGGAACGCGGCGACACCGCGTCCCGTGAACCGGCGGCGAACCCGCCGGATGTCCGTCGCTACCGCCCGGCACAGCGACCGCTCAGTCCGTCGACGACGAGGCCTGTTCGAACCGACTCGCGGGCAGGAGCAGGTCGTGGACTTCGGGCAGGTGCTTGACGTTGTAGACGATTTTGGCGTCGCTCGTGGGTGCGACGATACAGGAGAGGCGGATGCCCTTATCGTGGAGTTCCTGCGGGAGGATGTGGCTCTTCGGCGAAGGCATCTCGCCCTCGACGACGGCGACGGCGCAGTTCGTACAGGCCCCGCCCCGACAGGCGAACGGCCACGTGTACCCCTCGTCCTCGGCGGCCTCCAGCAGTGATTCGTTTTCCGCGACGTGGAACCGGCCGTAGTCCTCGGGGTCGAACCCGCCGTCGGCGGCCTTCTCGAACAGGTCCTCGTCGTCGAGCGACCACCCCTCGTCGGCCAGCACTTCGTAGTTCAGGTACTCGACTTCGACGCCCTCGGGTTCCGGTTCGGGTTCTGGCTCCGGTTCTGGCTCAGGCCGGGGTCGTCTCGGGCCGCGATGGCCCCTCGGCCCGGTTGGAGAGATGGGGTCGCCGGGTCGCCACCCGTCCTCGATGCGCTCGTAGGCGTCTTGGACGGCTTGAAACGCCTCGGCGGACCCGCCTTGGTCGGGATGGGTCTCCTTGACCCGTTCGCGATACGCGTCGACGATTTCGGCCTCGTCCGCGTCGGGGTCGACGCCGAGAATCTCGAATGGAGACGCCACATCCGGAGGTAGGACTGCGCGTTGAAAAACCCCTCTCTGCCGGCCGTTACTGGAAGCGAACGCCCAGGTCGTGGAGGCCGTCGTTGTGGCGGGCGACGTTGATGAGCAGCGGGGTCAGCCCCTCGACTTCGGCGGCGTTCGAGAGCGGGCCGCCGTCGAGTGCGCGGAGTCCTTCGATGCCTTCGGCGAGTTCCGACACGGTGTCTTTGGCGTCGCCGTCGTCGCCGACGACGATGGTGTCCCAGTCGAGTTCGGCGTCCAGATTCGCCAGCCGACCGGCCGCGAGGTTGTGGAACGCGCCGACGACGGGCGTGTCTTCGGGGACGGCCTGCGCCGCCAGTTCGGTGACGCTGCCGACGCCGGGACGGTTGTAGTGGAACCCGTCTTCGTCGCGCTTCATGCCGACGGCGGGCGAGACGAGGATTGCGTCGTCCAGGTGGTCGGCGACGGCTTCCACGGTATCCGTGAGGTGATAGGCCGGGACGGCCGCGACGACGACGTCGGCGCGCGCCGTGGCGTCCTCGTTACTCAGTCCGGCGATGTCGACTTCCTGGCCGCGACTGTCGAGTTCCGTCTCGTACTCCTCGGCTTTCTGCTCGGCCTTTCCGGCGTCGCGTGACCCGACGATGACCGTGTGGTTCGTGTCGTACGCCCAGCGGAGGGCGAGGCCTTCGCCGATGTCGCCCGTGCCACCGAGTAGTGCGATGTCCATGTCTACGCGGTGGGCCGAACCGCGAATAAGCGTTGTGCGACCGGTGGCGTTTGCCTACGTGTATTCGTCCCAGAGGTAGTCGAAGCCGCCGCCGTAGGCGAGGTACAGCGCGGTCCCGAGTCCCGCGACGTAGGCGAGCAGTTGGGCGGCGATGCCCAGCGGACTCGTGTAGCCGAGCAGGAACTCGAAGAGCGTCGCGAGGACGACGGTGACGACGAAGATGGTGACGATGAACAGACCGACGCGGCCGGGGCGGTGGGCCGACGCGAACACGTCGGGATGGGTCGAAATCGTCCAGTAGGCGAGCGGAAACGCGACGGCCGCGAAGCCGACGGTGTACAACTGGATGTATTCGAGTGCGGGTTGGGCGACCGCCGCGCCGCCGACCATCCCGGCCCAGAAACTCACCAACAGCGCCCACGCGACCATCGACGCACGTCCCATGTCACTTCGTTCAGACTCGCTCGGGAAATCCCTGCCGTTCTCGCTGGCTCACTCCAGCAGGTCGACCAGTTCGTTGACCGACTCGACGACTGCGCTCGCGCCCGCCGCGGCGAACTTCTCTCGCCCTGCCTCGCCGGTCAGGCCGCCGGTGAGGACGCCGATACCGTAGTACACTCGCTCGTCGTCCTCGGCGTCGGCGTTGACGGCCGTCGTCACGTCGTCTAAGGTGTCGCCCGCGAACGCGATTCGCTCGGCGTCGAAGCGCTCGCCCAACACCGTCAGCGCGTGCGGGTGGGGTTTCCCCTGCTCCCAGTCGTCCATCGTGAAACGGTGGTCGGCGGGGAGTTCGAGGCCGACCCGCTCCATCGCGATGTCGGCCTCCGCGGCGGGACGGCCGGTGACGACGCCGACGGCGTAGCGCTCGTGCAGGGCCGTCAGCGTCTCGCTGTCGACCAGCACGGGTTCGTCGTTGATGTAGCCCGGCGCGTCGAACGGCGGGTCGCCGCCTTCGAGTTCGCGGTACAGGTCACTGCCGAGGTACAGCGTCTGGAACACGTCGCGCAACTGGTCGGGGTCCCAGGCGTCGAGGACGCGGTCGGCCGCGTCGTCGGCGAGTCGGTCTTGGGCGACGGCTTTCGCCGCGTCGAGGCCGCCGCCCCGTTCGGCGATAGCGTCGGTGAAGGTCACGAGGTCGAACGACTCGTCCTCTCGACGGGCCAGCACCAGTAGGGCCGCCGCGTCGGTGACTTCCCAGTCGTTGTTGAACCCGCCCGCGTCCTTGAACCGCTGGATGTCATCCTTCTCGATGGTCTCGCCGTACACTCGGTCGACGGACTCAACGACGGCCCGTCGGTAGGAGTCGGCGACGTCCACGAGGACGCCGTCGATGTCCAGTACGACCGCGTCGACTTGCATACGCGTCCCGTCGG
This window encodes:
- the fer gene encoding ferredoxin Fer; translation: MASPFEILGVDPDADEAEIVDAYRERVKETHPDQGGSAEAFQAVQDAYERIEDGWRPGDPISPTGPRGHRGPRRPRPEPEPEPEPEPEPEGVEVEYLNYEVLADEGWSLDDEDLFEKAADGGFDPEDYGRFHVAENESLLEAAEDEGYTWPFACRGGACTNCAVAVVEGEMPSPKSHILPQELHDKGIRLSCIVAPTSDAKIVYNVKHLPEVHDLLLPASRFEQASSSTD
- a CDS encoding DUF7532 family protein yields the protein MHFTQREQQALREAGVDQATIAAASEAVVEATADAAADLEAFFADRETVYSDMEMAHSSSDVQTHTVEYLDLFTHADDIRGYLRFDTWGVPVEGGRVLSDGVVELTLGPTVDARVRFAGEKDAL
- a CDS encoding preprotein translocase subunit Sec61beta codes for the protein MSSDSGGLMSSAGLVRYFDAEDTNTIRIDPRTIVAFGVLFGGLVLVLNAMA
- the npdG gene encoding NADPH-dependent F420 reductase, coding for MDIALLGGTGDIGEGLALRWAYDTNHTVIVGSRDAGKAEQKAEEYETELDSRGQEVDIAGLSNEDATARADVVVAAVPAYHLTDTVEAVADHLDDAILVSPAVGMKRDEDGFHYNRPGVGSVTELAAQAVPEDTPVVGAFHNLAAGRLANLDAELDWDTIVVGDDGDAKDTVSELAEGIEGLRALDGGPLSNAAEVEGLTPLLINVARHNDGLHDLGVRFQ
- a CDS encoding DUF402 domain-containing protein encodes the protein MTVRIRGIYATALTRLLTDAGMDVVQASGPIEDRFESEFRVERAGATVATTDDRQGVGVSGDSDAVEAVVDCLTDLGRDTLSWADPLPEGAVYDGEVTETLGSGAVVDCGDGEGFLPYRNADERVETGDRVRVQVVEGSAPWTDGRPVLDTTLAVRGEVLTLERGGSNAATAGGPAMLDVIAADPRDGWGVSWERASDEADFDALANALEAANDRAADLDADLDGELGEETPARRHDGGATVWVWFGRESRFALDGHRRAVTATMEGHHRVKAGSNAASAAVDYVEALCDDPTPSGDADFPFAVTARQFGPVEGGSLTLGHGKPDGRLITLGRADVQSVDVDGSVTVEREMSGGGEYDGLGVPKEAGDVAETKLKEGRWWYPTVYRDRDGKRKGTYVNVCTPVEIFPDTARYVDLHVDVLKYADGTVERVDDDELDAAEARGDVPEALADRARSVAAAVANALEP
- a CDS encoding TIGR01548 family HAD-type hydrolase, translating into MQVDAVVLDIDGVLVDVADSYRRAVVESVDRVYGETIEKDDIQRFKDAGGFNNDWEVTDAAALLVLARREDESFDLVTFTDAIAERGGGLDAAKAVAQDRLADDAADRVLDAWDPDQLRDVFQTLYLGSDLYRELEGGDPPFDAPGYINDEPVLVDSETLTALHERYAVGVVTGRPAAEADIAMERVGLELPADHRFTMDDWEQGKPHPHALTVLGERFDAERIAFAGDTLDDVTTAVNADAEDDERVYYGIGVLTGGLTGEAGREKFAAAGASAVVESVNELVDLLE
- a CDS encoding LVIVD repeat-containing protein — translated: MRRRTFLRSLGLGASAGAVGTSAAHPTPTGDGTGATPAETPTGTDPLGTLDLPGARELVTSPDGHTAYVATGAGVAFVDVTDPTAPRLLEHRTGLLADSDEGPMQIVQDLAVVGDRLLVAGPAHPTEGARGFVLFDVSDRQNPDRIVGYETDSQIHNCDFDGRYAYLTANAREGNPLLVVDTETAQEVGTWSVLDADDAWADVPSALRPLHDVWVQDGYAYLAYWDGGTWILDVSDPADISLVSRVRGQDPDTLAAVEDVSLERTEPPGNDHFVTVNDDATLLGVGGESWDRGGDGSGGPSGVELFDISDPAAPESVATIDPPPTSDATPGGVLTTAHNFELTDGRCYSSWYNGGVKVHDVRDPANPREVFAWRDSETTSFWTAQRGNGCFLGANTNANRGSDVTPGVYTFPDPDIATPTATESPSAADGGQSVVGAAGPGFGVAAVLAALGLAAWRRDAD
- the uvrA gene encoding excinuclease ABC subunit UvrA, whose protein sequence is MSKDVIEVTGAEEHNLKDVDVEIPREELTVVTGLSGSGKSSLAFETVYAEGQRRYIESLSAYARNFLGQMDKPQVENVEGLSPAISIDQKNAANNPRSTVGTVTELHDYLRLLYARTGVPHCPECGREVGEQSAQNMVTRLLELPEGTRAKLAAPVVRDQKGAFEDLFDDLVSDGYSRVEVDGEEFDLTMDRPELDENFDHTVDVVVDRVKVSTEARSRLTDSVETALEEADGTLKVILPDPPEGAADALGGSTARATGDLAEADEEDRLVVELSEDLACTHCGIDISEVETRSFSFNSPHGACPECEGLGETKEVSEDLVIQDRSKPLKHVFEPWSYDRTYYSRQLDNVAEHFGVSLSTPFEELDEEIQRQFLYGTDGLVHFQWRTKNGTREKTERFEGVIPNLERRHVETDSDRAREHIEEFMATTTCPACEGTRLKAESRAVLVDGTAITEVNEMSIGDALEHFEGLEGNLSARDRKIAEEILKEIRARLGFMQEVGLEYLTLDREASTLSGGESQRIRLATQIGSGLVGVLYVLDEPSIGLHQRDNDRLLNTLEELRDLGNTLLVVEHDTETMRRADQIIDMGPGPGKRGGEVVVNGPQEELMAAEASVTGDYLAGERTIPVPEERREADGHLTVKGARQHNLKDLDVQFPLSTFTAITGVSGSGKSTLMHDILYKGLVRRMNDTDVNPGEHDDIEGIDQIETVRLIDQSPIGRTPRSNPATYTNVFDHIRELFAETNLAKQRGYEKGRFSFNVKGGRCEACGGQGTVTIDMNFLSDVEVPCEECDGARYNDETLDVTYKGATIADVLEMSVEEAYDFFESHPGIRRRLQLLKDVGLDYMTLGQPSTTLSGGEAQRIKLAEELGKKDSGETLYLLDEPTTGLHPEDERKLIDVLHRLTDDGNTVVVIEHELDLVKNADRVLDLGPEGGENGGELVASGTPEEVARTEASFTGQYLRDLLPAVDLEGPRAGRDGDEVAAKADDD
- a CDS encoding LURP-one-related/scramblase family protein; the encoded protein is MSTPSTYDIRGIELTDDEYTVEQSLIRNKYKAMDATGDVVLRGKQKLFKLKEQFPFVDGDGEEVFEVNAGGIIDVAGNYVLTDSRTDEEVVVLDNDFSLLQDTWRVRDPDTGEELARIDSRGALVTVARNVLPFGALIPHKYEITDAEGGHVGRVDGQFSLRDRYEITIDDARSVPKEPIVAAAMVIDAIQGN
- a CDS encoding thioredoxin family protein, whose protein sequence is MTVTLKDFYADWCGPCKTQDPILEDLEEQWGDVEFEKINVDEEQDIANEYQVRSLPTLIVENDDGIVERFVGVTQADDIEDALSQAGA